In the genome of Limnobaculum zhutongyuii, one region contains:
- a CDS encoding DNA topoisomerase III, whose translation MKLFLCEKPSQGRDIAKIVGATKRSDGCIVGDGVTVTWAFGHLLEMTGPEGYGEQYKQWKMASLPIIPQQWQLSVKPEAKKQFKVIQSLLKKATTVIIATDADREGETIARQLLEYCQYKGKTQRLWLSALDDVSIRKGLSSLKSDAETYPLYLAGLGRARADWLVGMNMTRVYTLLGRNAGLQKTVLSVGRVQTPTLRLVVDRDRQITSFIPKPFWSLFLTLNTGTDSFIAEWLPPENVSDEDNRCIHEQAARLVSQHVQKSGQAIVSSVETKRAKESAPLPFDLGTLQQVCSKKWSMGAQQVLTIAQSLYEIHKATTYPRTDCGYLPESMFAEVPHVLAAMIKTDPQVQPLTTRLNPQFKSRAWNDKKISAHHGIIPTMQATELGKMTDEERKVYNLICSHYLAQFFPLHECDKTQVMLSNANQSFRAQGKVIIAAGWKTLFSKDFDDSTSELGIEQNIPALIDGQCCSVTNVDIRVLKTKPPEHFTDGTLIAAMKNAARFVTDERLKQRLKENAGIGTEATRAGIIETLLKRGYLVKKKRFLVSSDTATMLIDAIPDVIKDPGTTALWEQALDSIASGELKLDDFLAKQSVWIGKIVEYAKQQSLVK comes from the coding sequence ATGAAACTGTTCTTATGTGAAAAACCCTCTCAGGGACGGGATATCGCGAAAATTGTTGGTGCCACAAAGCGCTCTGATGGTTGTATAGTCGGCGATGGCGTTACTGTAACCTGGGCCTTCGGTCATCTATTAGAAATGACCGGCCCTGAAGGATATGGCGAACAATATAAACAATGGAAAATGGCGTCGTTGCCTATAATACCGCAACAATGGCAACTCTCAGTTAAGCCTGAAGCGAAAAAGCAGTTTAAAGTCATTCAGTCACTCCTTAAAAAAGCGACTACCGTTATTATTGCTACAGACGCTGACCGAGAAGGCGAGACGATAGCCAGACAACTGTTAGAATATTGTCAGTACAAGGGTAAAACACAGCGCCTCTGGCTCTCAGCGCTTGATGATGTCAGTATCCGCAAAGGATTATCGTCACTAAAATCAGATGCAGAAACCTACCCTCTATATTTAGCAGGATTAGGCCGTGCCCGAGCAGACTGGCTGGTCGGTATGAATATGACCCGCGTTTATACCCTACTCGGACGCAATGCGGGGCTACAAAAAACCGTCCTCTCGGTCGGTCGAGTGCAAACCCCAACGCTGAGACTGGTCGTAGATCGTGACAGACAAATTACTTCATTTATCCCAAAGCCCTTCTGGTCGCTATTCTTAACGTTGAATACCGGCACTGATTCATTTATCGCTGAATGGCTCCCGCCAGAAAATGTCAGCGACGAAGATAATCGCTGTATTCATGAACAAGCAGCCAGATTAGTCAGTCAGCATGTTCAAAAGTCTGGGCAGGCTATTGTTAGCTCGGTAGAAACCAAACGGGCAAAGGAATCGGCACCCTTACCGTTTGACTTAGGAACCCTTCAGCAAGTGTGTTCTAAAAAGTGGAGCATGGGGGCACAGCAGGTACTGACTATTGCCCAATCACTGTATGAAATCCATAAGGCGACTACCTATCCAAGGACCGACTGTGGCTATCTGCCAGAATCAATGTTTGCTGAAGTTCCTCACGTTCTGGCAGCAATGATAAAAACCGACCCGCAGGTACAGCCGTTGACCACTAGATTAAATCCCCAGTTCAAATCTCGCGCTTGGAATGATAAAAAAATCAGCGCTCACCATGGAATAATTCCAACGATGCAGGCTACCGAGCTAGGGAAAATGACCGATGAAGAACGAAAAGTCTATAACCTGATATGCAGCCACTACTTAGCACAGTTTTTCCCTCTCCATGAATGCGATAAAACACAGGTCATGCTATCAAATGCCAACCAATCGTTTCGGGCCCAGGGCAAAGTCATTATCGCTGCCGGTTGGAAAACGCTATTTAGTAAAGACTTTGATGACTCCACTTCAGAATTAGGTATTGAACAAAATATTCCTGCCTTGATAGATGGACAGTGCTGTTCTGTTACCAACGTTGATATCCGCGTCCTTAAAACCAAACCTCCCGAGCATTTCACTGACGGAACACTGATTGCTGCGATGAAGAATGCGGCTCGTTTCGTCACTGATGAACGCTTGAAACAGCGACTAAAGGAAAATGCCGGTATTGGTACAGAAGCAACCCGAGCAGGTATTATTGAAACACTACTAAAACGTGGCTATTTGGTAAAAAAGAAGCGATTTCTAGTCTCAAGCGACACCGCGACAATGTTGATTGATGCCATACCTGATGTCATTAAAGATCCTGGTACAACTGCACTATGGGAGCAGGCGCTCGATAGTATTGCATCAGGGGAACTTAAGCTTGATGATTTTCTGGCAAAGCAGTCAGTATGGATTGGCAAGATTGTCGAATATGCTAAACAGCAGTCTCTCGTAAAATAA
- a CDS encoding integrase domain-containing protein yields the protein MAIITRPLTHAEVSKAKPATKEFSLSDGNGLSLVVSPTGNKYWHFRYKRPYSNARNRISLGSYPSISIAQARELRATYLSMLASGIDPKVKETADKEEQKVLEASIFLNVAKEWFELKKETVTEDYALDVWRSLENDVIPAIQNIPISEISARKLIDILQPVKERGALETLRRIIQRINEIMIYAMNVGLLDANPASGIAKAFQKPLKKNLPTIRPELLPELMSSIRLSNLSLTTRYLIEWQMLTLIRPNEAVNARWENIDLEQAIWHIPAENMKGRTGLRRAHSVPLSPQAIKILERMKPISGAYSYVFPSRIHPGKPMNSQTANAALKRIGWGGRLVAHGLRSIASTAMNEAEWNPDVIEAALAHVDQNDVRRSYNRSTYLEQRKELMAWWGNKVQEAS from the coding sequence ATGGCTATCATTACTCGTCCTTTAACCCATGCAGAAGTGAGTAAAGCTAAACCCGCAACTAAAGAGTTTTCTCTTTCAGATGGTAATGGTCTTAGCTTGGTCGTATCACCTACCGGCAATAAATACTGGCACTTTCGTTATAAGCGCCCTTACAGCAACGCAAGGAACCGAATTAGTTTAGGGTCTTACCCCTCTATTTCAATAGCCCAGGCAAGAGAGCTACGAGCAACTTATTTATCGATGCTGGCGAGTGGTATCGATCCTAAAGTTAAAGAAACGGCGGATAAAGAGGAACAAAAAGTATTAGAGGCAAGTATCTTCCTCAATGTAGCTAAGGAATGGTTTGAGTTAAAGAAAGAAACGGTCACTGAAGATTATGCGTTAGATGTGTGGCGCTCTTTAGAAAATGACGTTATACCCGCGATCCAAAATATCCCCATCAGCGAAATTTCAGCCCGAAAGCTCATTGACATATTACAGCCGGTAAAAGAGAGAGGTGCGCTTGAAACACTGCGTCGGATAATACAACGCATTAATGAAATAATGATATATGCGATGAATGTTGGTTTGTTAGATGCTAATCCTGCCTCCGGTATTGCTAAAGCATTTCAAAAGCCGCTCAAAAAAAACCTCCCAACTATTAGGCCTGAATTATTACCAGAACTGATGTCCTCAATTAGGTTATCTAACCTGTCATTGACGACAAGATATTTAATTGAATGGCAAATGCTAACGTTAATCAGACCCAATGAGGCGGTCAACGCTCGATGGGAAAATATCGATCTTGAACAAGCTATTTGGCATATCCCGGCGGAGAATATGAAAGGCAGAACAGGACTGCGCCGGGCCCATTCCGTGCCTTTATCTCCTCAGGCAATAAAGATACTGGAACGAATGAAACCAATTAGTGGAGCATACTCATACGTATTTCCAAGCAGAATTCACCCAGGAAAACCGATGAATAGCCAAACGGCTAATGCGGCATTAAAACGAATCGGATGGGGTGGAAGGCTTGTTGCACACGGTTTACGCTCAATAGCTAGTACTGCAATGAATGAAGCTGAATGGAATCCAGACGTTATTGAAGCAGCGTTAGCCCATGTGGATCAGAATGATGTTCGTCGTTCTTATAATCGTTCAACCTACCTTGAGCAACGTAAAGAACTCATGGCATGGTGGGGAAATAAAGTTCAAGAAGCTAGTTAA
- a CDS encoding DUF3577 domain-containing protein, whose protein sequence is MTTKLTSYFDLHTTGIGYVNRLREVTPKKGSSFTACTISAMRGESNAVEYTYIDVRVYNQDAANLLWQYKDALDNKQRVTISFRIGDLYAETFEYKNGERKGEIGISLKGRLIAITSISVNGESVYRAIYNPTSELPKANVVSSDTNVSISAGCIESTINASSKPLNAVA, encoded by the coding sequence ATGACAACTAAACTAACCTCTTATTTTGATTTACACACAACGGGTATTGGCTATGTCAACCGGCTGCGTGAAGTCACGCCCAAAAAGGGTTCTTCTTTCACTGCCTGTACGATTAGCGCGATGAGAGGCGAGTCTAATGCGGTTGAATATACCTATATCGATGTCAGAGTTTATAACCAAGATGCGGCCAACCTACTTTGGCAATACAAAGATGCACTGGACAATAAACAACGGGTAACCATTTCATTTCGCATTGGTGACCTGTATGCAGAAACGTTTGAATATAAAAATGGCGAAAGGAAAGGTGAAATCGGCATATCGCTCAAAGGCCGTTTAATCGCCATCACGTCAATTTCCGTTAATGGGGAAAGCGTCTATCGAGCGATATACAACCCCACGTCGGAATTACCAAAAGCCAACGTTGTAAGCAGTGATACTAACGTTTCCATATCCGCTGGCTGTATAGAATCGACTATCAACGCTTCCTCAAAACCACTCAACGCAGTGGCCTAA
- a CDS encoding helix-turn-helix transcriptional regulator, producing the protein MESQKLLRLAQVRAKTGLCKSQIYAHMKEKQFPSSIKIGPTAVAWLEQEIDEWINIKISESRGVISN; encoded by the coding sequence ATGGAATCTCAAAAATTATTACGTTTAGCTCAAGTTCGAGCAAAGACGGGGCTATGTAAATCCCAGATCTATGCGCACATGAAAGAAAAGCAATTTCCCTCATCAATCAAAATTGGCCCAACTGCGGTCGCTTGGTTGGAGCAAGAAATAGATGAGTGGATAAATATTAAAATCTCCGAAAGCCGGGGTGTGATTTCCAACTAA
- a CDS encoding ArdC family protein: protein MTQENHTITRTNGAHNDLYQAVTDRIIAALESGTPPWKQPWRSVEGKAGNMMPCNAITGRRYSGVNVLLLWMASAECGFHSHRWLTYRQAEAAGGHVKKGELANFAILFKPFQVELQDKEGHPLLDEQGQPIQAERAFIKHMPLFNIEQCDGLPDSIKGTPPSPLTDSSPPQTDEGAVDTQTFNRVMTMINQTGVSFLSHPQNQAFYRPATDQIVMPEHQQFFTEADYWSTVLHELTHATGHSLRLNRAGITSTTRRFGDTVYGFEELIAEIGSAFLCTELGIFGDVQHESYLSSWLKTLKEDKHAIFRASRFAREAFEYLIDHHGMAQQSAA from the coding sequence ATGACGCAAGAAAATCACACAATAACACGTACCAATGGAGCTCATAACGACCTCTATCAAGCTGTAACCGATAGAATCATTGCCGCTCTTGAGTCAGGCACACCGCCTTGGAAACAGCCCTGGCGATCTGTCGAAGGCAAAGCCGGTAACATGATGCCATGCAATGCCATCACAGGACGCCGTTACAGTGGTGTCAATGTTCTGCTGTTATGGATGGCGTCTGCTGAATGCGGCTTTCACTCACATCGTTGGCTCACCTATCGGCAAGCTGAAGCCGCTGGCGGTCACGTCAAGAAAGGCGAGTTAGCTAATTTTGCTATCTTGTTTAAACCCTTCCAGGTTGAACTACAGGACAAAGAGGGTCATCCGCTCTTAGATGAACAAGGTCAACCAATTCAGGCTGAACGAGCCTTTATCAAACATATGCCACTATTCAATATTGAACAATGTGATGGTTTGCCCGATTCTATCAAGGGTACGCCACCCTCCCCTCTAACGGATAGTTCTCCTCCACAAACCGATGAAGGTGCTGTTGATACTCAAACATTTAATCGAGTCATGACAATGATTAACCAGACAGGCGTCAGCTTTCTGTCTCATCCACAAAATCAGGCATTCTATCGTCCGGCAACCGACCAGATAGTCATGCCGGAACACCAGCAATTCTTCACCGAGGCTGACTATTGGTCTACCGTACTCCATGAGTTAACCCATGCCACCGGTCATTCCCTTAGATTAAACCGGGCAGGCATCACCTCAACAACTCGGCGTTTTGGCGATACGGTTTACGGATTCGAAGAATTGATTGCCGAAATTGGCAGCGCCTTTCTTTGCACCGAGCTGGGTATTTTTGGTGATGTGCAACATGAAAGCTACCTCTCTTCTTGGTTGAAAACGCTGAAAGAAGATAAGCATGCCATATTCCGGGCCAGCCGCTTTGCTCGGGAGGCCTTTGAATACCTGATAGACCACCACGGTATGGCGCAACAGTCGGCCGCTTAA
- a CDS encoding PFL_4669 family integrating conjugative element protein, with protein MSDYQLTSGPLRSAITIELHTHRATQLWQGRRGSIEDKVHPIIGMPRFLVIMNTIKMDAARNNLYADMWMLQLEERLLEARTEMNELLHEAEKALVAIPDTINIESCLSIQPAKFPLFVSAQLGYIAIYLLTDFDQLARKMMLANHMAVCSSTYTKDFLERASGMIRSIYSLAQKYQRVPVTRQDFIDGHRRAKDAEEHYGPVPVDILNATRRSQYAPPILRTTLTSVEEENTAGTPDEIATSVVEAITGNPPAPIRQRRAKIDTTPPENNEAAK; from the coding sequence ATGAGTGATTACCAACTTACTAGCGGCCCCTTACGCAGTGCGATTACCATCGAATTGCATACTCACCGGGCTACCCAACTCTGGCAAGGACGAAGAGGTTCTATCGAAGATAAAGTACATCCAATTATCGGTATGCCTCGTTTTTTAGTCATTATGAATACCATCAAAATGGATGCCGCTCGCAATAATCTCTATGCTGATATGTGGATGCTACAACTCGAAGAGCGCTTACTCGAAGCGCGTACCGAAATGAATGAACTGCTACACGAAGCCGAAAAAGCCCTTGTTGCAATACCTGATACGATTAATATCGAAAGCTGCCTGAGTATCCAACCGGCCAAATTTCCATTATTTGTATCGGCACAACTTGGCTATATAGCGATCTATCTACTGACTGACTTCGATCAATTAGCGCGTAAAATGATGCTAGCCAACCATATGGCGGTCTGCTCCAGCACTTATACCAAGGATTTTCTGGAACGCGCTTCCGGCATGATCCGTAGCATTTACAGTCTGGCGCAGAAGTATCAGCGCGTTCCGGTGACCCGGCAAGATTTCATTGATGGTCATAGACGAGCTAAAGATGCAGAAGAACATTATGGGCCTGTACCCGTAGATATTCTCAATGCTACTCGGCGTTCCCAATATGCTCCCCCCATCCTACGCACTACGTTAACCTCTGTCGAAGAAGAAAATACGGCGGGCACGCCTGATGAAATAGCAACTTCAGTTGTTGAAGCTATCACAGGAAACCCGCCAGCACCAATTCGTCAGCGAAGAGCCAAAATTGATACCACGCCTCCCGAAAATAATGAGGCAGCTAAATGA
- the ssb gene encoding single-stranded DNA-binding protein has product MAHRDLNKVCLIGYLGQDPEIRYMPDGRAVATVSLATSESWKDKDAGEQRHRTEWHRIVIFGGLAEVAGRHLKKGSQIYVEGQLRTRKWKDNIGAERQTTEVVIDMHGLMQMLGSKSSNAPTESPPIDELPLTESRD; this is encoded by the coding sequence ATGGCTCATCGTGATTTAAATAAAGTCTGTCTTATCGGCTATTTGGGGCAAGACCCAGAAATTCGTTATATGCCCGATGGCAGAGCAGTTGCTACTGTCTCATTAGCCACATCGGAAAGTTGGAAAGATAAAGATGCCGGTGAACAACGTCACCGTACTGAATGGCACAGAATAGTGATATTTGGCGGACTTGCAGAGGTTGCCGGTCGGCATCTTAAAAAAGGATCTCAGATATATGTTGAAGGACAACTACGAACCCGAAAATGGAAAGATAATATCGGGGCAGAACGCCAGACAACAGAAGTCGTTATCGATATGCATGGCCTTATGCAAATGCTTGGTTCTAAATCTAGCAATGCGCCAACGGAAAGTCCGCCAATTGACGAACTGCCGTTGACTGAAAGCAGGGACTAA
- a CDS encoding type II toxin-antitoxin system RelE/ParE family toxin has translation MNRIEKPLMWMGSSKKDLISLPRAIQQFFGYALNLAQIGEKANDAKPLKGFGSAGVLEVIEDLQGNTYRAVYTVKFHDAVYVLHCFQKKSTSGIATPKSDMELIKSRLKMAELLSKQSLERDKNDRVR, from the coding sequence ATGAATCGAATAGAAAAGCCGCTGATGTGGATGGGCTCCAGCAAAAAAGACCTCATATCCTTACCACGCGCTATTCAACAATTTTTTGGCTATGCGCTTAACTTGGCGCAAATCGGCGAAAAAGCCAATGACGCGAAGCCCCTTAAAGGATTCGGTTCTGCTGGTGTGCTGGAGGTTATTGAAGACCTTCAGGGAAATACCTACCGCGCCGTGTATACCGTAAAATTTCATGATGCGGTGTACGTTCTGCACTGTTTTCAAAAGAAATCAACGTCAGGTATCGCCACACCGAAATCTGATATGGAACTGATCAAAAGTAGACTTAAAATGGCGGAATTATTATCAAAGCAGAGCTTAGAGAGGGACAAAAATGATAGAGTTCGATAA
- a CDS encoding DUF3158 family protein: MSDLSKAPDLSKAEYRALAYEDYNSIAYKSSLKGLLKGKGELDLLAQDALDARVVLMQLQTQILQRAWRFPIRYLPLILCRGPARSGANFLRWRNQENNRSGTLAWGEHLQSLAISAPVRSALLAIEHDRIIFNMQMSIVTFIIRQTRECSEKILSANSLAKSLPISPSQNLRR, encoded by the coding sequence ATGAGCGACCTCTCTAAAGCACCTGATTTATCAAAGGCTGAATATCGAGCACTTGCTTACGAAGACTATAATTCGATTGCTTACAAAAGCTCGCTAAAAGGCCTTTTAAAGGGTAAGGGGGAACTGGATCTTCTGGCCCAGGACGCTCTTGATGCGAGGGTAGTTCTAATGCAACTACAAACCCAAATTCTTCAGCGAGCATGGCGATTCCCAATCCGTTACCTACCATTAATACTTTGCCGTGGGCCAGCGCGATCTGGTGCAAATTTCCTTCGCTGGCGCAATCAAGAAAATAACAGAAGCGGAACATTAGCCTGGGGTGAACACTTACAATCACTTGCGATATCAGCACCTGTTCGCTCCGCTCTATTAGCCATTGAACATGACCGCATCATATTCAATATGCAGATGTCGATAGTCACTTTTATTATTCGCCAAACCCGTGAGTGTTCAGAAAAAATCTTATCGGCAAACTCGTTAGCAAAATCTCTTCCCATTTCCCCATCCCAAAATTTGCGGAGATAA
- a CDS encoding DUF2857 domain-containing protein: protein MISSINHSILTQVLRALKDGNIRHCESLGFTHSELNQLNQLTMDELFCLSRSAAQFMSVTVQHEVLRKMLAQAKQEIFLQQRIEKAISLGGSIELLNKFFGMSSNEISARRRLMGIHIPQGRTQIPNEADDAKIWEHWQQSPPDKIYSLDALDKMIEIVEKISSDDNPISLTVVWNRIVIWAKDESDNG from the coding sequence ATGATCTCGTCAATTAACCACTCGATTTTGACTCAGGTTTTAAGAGCGCTTAAAGATGGAAACATTAGGCACTGTGAATCGTTAGGTTTTACTCATAGCGAGCTAAACCAGCTTAACCAACTCACCATGGATGAGCTATTTTGCCTGAGTCGGTCTGCCGCACAATTTATGTCTGTAACGGTTCAACATGAAGTTCTTCGGAAAATGTTAGCTCAGGCAAAACAAGAGATTTTTCTGCAACAACGTATTGAAAAAGCGATATCACTCGGTGGTTCCATCGAGCTTCTCAATAAATTTTTTGGCATGTCATCGAACGAAATCAGTGCCAGACGGCGATTAATGGGCATTCATATTCCCCAAGGCCGAACACAGATCCCTAATGAAGCCGATGATGCGAAAATCTGGGAACATTGGCAGCAATCACCTCCTGACAAGATCTACTCCCTCGACGCATTAGACAAAATGATTGAAATTGTTGAAAAGATATCCTCTGACGATAACCCTATATCACTCACCGTCGTATGGAATCGAATCGTTATTTGGGCAAAGGATGAGTCTGACAATGGATGA
- a CDS encoding STY4528 family pathogenicity island replication protein: MSPTSTLAAFIDHATDRLLQRADVKASPSNSNHSRWDSLIFLGNLHDVVPRRLLLDSILNPREKFAWQLIRLHATDNNTGAAFPSYDELQIQLSNYPVKEKASRSTVSLTLLTLRLTRWLSLCHRARDKRNGRILGNIYVLHDEPLTLLDAQTFDPDYLKLLAHCICHANPRLRSVAEELLVTIHSDGTLKYLSSRMSLIEERIIWQQEQAMTQSAQETKHKSPNFSAKSYSKTQPKSPCFNKEPSATNRNTSLKSNKKTTVLLQDSSTTLQSSKKRKLQVPRANGKLQWPEVIALQAHEIQLVQQITHQLDLALAQAVLDDTAARISRGGIQNPAAYLLATLKRAKKGEFNALSKHSSAISPPISTSHHPVEQDTFRSSDPQNVLAILNEIKNRIKLVKGR, encoded by the coding sequence ATGTCACCGACGTCAACACTTGCAGCGTTTATTGATCATGCAACAGATCGGCTATTGCAACGTGCTGACGTTAAAGCATCACCATCAAATTCGAATCATTCTCGCTGGGACAGCCTCATTTTTCTTGGCAATTTACACGATGTCGTTCCTCGCCGATTATTACTGGATAGTATCCTAAACCCACGGGAAAAATTCGCCTGGCAGCTCATACGCCTACACGCCACCGATAATAATACCGGTGCAGCCTTCCCTTCTTACGATGAGCTACAAATACAATTATCTAATTATCCCGTAAAAGAAAAGGCCTCCAGAAGTACGGTCAGCTTGACGCTGTTAACATTACGCCTTACTCGATGGCTAAGCCTATGTCATCGCGCTAGGGATAAAAGAAATGGCCGTATACTCGGCAATATCTATGTACTACATGATGAACCGCTAACGTTGTTAGATGCCCAAACGTTCGATCCTGACTATTTAAAATTACTGGCGCATTGCATCTGTCATGCTAATCCACGTTTACGCTCTGTCGCAGAGGAGCTATTGGTCACCATTCACAGTGATGGCACCTTAAAATACTTATCGTCACGGATGAGTTTAATTGAAGAACGAATCATCTGGCAGCAAGAACAAGCAATGACCCAGTCTGCTCAGGAAACCAAGCATAAAAGCCCTAATTTTAGTGCTAAGTCTTATAGCAAGACTCAGCCTAAATCACCCTGTTTTAATAAAGAACCAAGTGCTACAAATAGAAATACTTCTTTAAAATCAAACAAAAAAACAACGGTCTTACTACAAGACTCCAGTACTACATTACAGAGTAGTAAAAAAAGAAAACTACAAGTACCGCGCGCGAACGGCAAACTGCAATGGCCAGAAGTTATTGCATTACAGGCACACGAAATCCAATTAGTGCAGCAAATTACTCATCAACTCGATTTAGCATTGGCACAAGCGGTACTAGATGATACTGCGGCTCGAATTAGTCGCGGCGGCATACAAAATCCAGCCGCCTACCTCTTGGCAACATTGAAACGCGCTAAAAAGGGTGAGTTCAATGCGTTAAGTAAGCATTCATCGGCCATTTCACCGCCAATTTCCACCTCACATCATCCGGTAGAACAAGACACATTCCGTAGCAGCGATCCACAAAATGTCTTAGCAATCCTTAACGAGATTAAAAACCGGATCAAACTGGTCAAAGGAAGGTAA
- a CDS encoding TraR/DksA C4-type zinc finger protein, with translation MLTIQIERVRLCVSNESSSHLCIECNAPIPAKRRQILPGVSLCIECQTLREVSR, from the coding sequence ATGCTCACGATACAAATAGAACGCGTACGACTATGCGTTTCTAATGAGTCATCGTCACATTTATGCATCGAATGCAATGCCCCTATCCCCGCTAAACGTCGACAAATCTTACCCGGGGTATCGCTTTGTATTGAGTGCCAAACCTTAAGAGAAGTATCCCGATGA
- a CDS encoding ParB family protein, with the protein MKKETYHPIESPRLVTLDQLRPFDLNPRIIRNPFYDEIKESIRYRGLDNPPQITQRPDEEFFIIANGGNTRLAILNELWQETHNESYFNIYCLFRSWPESNNVLRGNLRCLTGHLAESDLHGRLTFIERALGIARAKDLYEQEEKTELSQNMLARKLRDDGYPAIQQHIGKMLQSIEFLLPHIPETLYGGLGRPQIEKLLSLRTNAENLWNIYSEGRQLGENFDDIFSMSLTPFNGPIEGFSHSHVQDELLGMMSQALGVDYNLLALNTDASEQKRQTLFGPPTEPIVAIANVPEHISTAEVDLESCIELSTASDDSALDIDESDELREEQQWQEPEESPNDSPQPLQANEYSSQLVVSTNTQVCNESVKPSNTLWDIDPLFDYPESLMSMSDRLAWEIATSCGIENLITPTSADSSLTGFELSELNKDASNEAKSCWQVLSFLSSTDNPSTHVLWRSLLLGDSTTAPGWPDEFVINLFRLIRIIRRLREKQLMEVQL; encoded by the coding sequence ATGAAAAAGGAAACATACCACCCGATAGAATCCCCCCGACTGGTCACGTTAGATCAACTCAGGCCCTTTGACCTAAACCCTAGAATCATCCGTAACCCTTTTTACGATGAAATTAAAGAATCAATCCGCTATCGAGGATTGGATAATCCGCCACAGATAACCCAACGCCCCGATGAGGAGTTCTTCATTATAGCTAATGGCGGGAATACTCGATTAGCCATATTGAATGAACTATGGCAAGAGACCCACAATGAGTCATATTTCAATATTTACTGCTTATTTCGTTCTTGGCCCGAATCAAATAACGTGTTACGAGGTAATTTACGTTGCCTGACCGGACATTTAGCCGAAAGCGATTTACATGGTCGATTAACATTTATCGAACGGGCTCTGGGCATTGCCAGAGCCAAAGACTTATATGAACAAGAAGAGAAAACTGAACTATCACAAAATATGTTGGCACGAAAGCTTCGCGATGACGGCTACCCAGCAATTCAACAGCATATCGGTAAAATGCTGCAATCAATTGAGTTTCTGCTTCCCCATATCCCGGAAACGCTGTATGGAGGTTTAGGTAGACCCCAAATTGAGAAACTTCTTTCGCTGCGAACAAATGCTGAAAACTTATGGAATATTTACAGTGAAGGTCGCCAGCTTGGTGAAAATTTTGACGATATTTTTTCTATGTCACTAACCCCCTTTAACGGCCCTATTGAAGGTTTTTCTCATTCTCATGTTCAAGATGAATTACTTGGCATGATGAGCCAAGCGCTTGGGGTTGATTACAATTTATTAGCACTCAATACCGATGCATCAGAGCAAAAACGGCAAACGTTATTTGGGCCGCCGACTGAACCAATTGTAGCGATTGCCAACGTTCCAGAGCATATCAGTACTGCTGAAGTAGACTTAGAAAGCTGTATTGAACTATCTACCGCTTCTGATGATTCAGCCTTAGATATTGATGAGTCTGATGAGCTAAGAGAAGAACAACAGTGGCAGGAGCCAGAAGAAAGTCCTAACGATAGCCCACAACCTTTGCAAGCAAATGAATATTCCTCCCAGCTTGTCGTCTCTACAAATACTCAAGTTTGCAATGAATCGGTTAAGCCGTCTAATACACTCTGGGATATAGACCCTCTATTCGATTACCCTGAATCATTGATGTCAATGTCAGACCGTCTGGCATGGGAAATAGCAACGTCCTGCGGCATTGAAAATCTTATCACTCCCACATCTGCTGACTCCTCACTTACAGGCTTTGAGCTTTCAGAACTCAACAAAGATGCATCAAATGAAGCAAAGAGTTGCTGGCAGGTTCTATCATTTTTATCCAGTACTGATAATCCCAGCACGCATGTGCTTTGGCGCTCTCTATTGTTAGGTGACTCCACCACCGCACCAGGTTGGCCAGATGAGTTCGTCATCAATTTATTCCGATTAATCCGAATAATACGCCGCTTGAGAGAAAAACAACTGATGGAGGTGCAACTATGA